The Halorientalis sp. IM1011 genome window below encodes:
- a CDS encoding uroporphyrinogen-III synthase, producing the protein MTDRPRVAVFRPDDERITEAVDLLDDLGTEAVPDPMLEVEATGASPRTDADYTVFTSKTGAELIAEAGWTAGESTVCAIGDPTADALDAEGYAVDLIPEEFTSAGLVDTLEGTVEGERVEVARSDHGSAVLLDGLNDAGAYVHETVLYRLTRPDAAGESAEVAAAGDLDAALFTSSLTVEHFLEAAAERGLRDAAVSGLDDAVVAVIGPPTAETAREHGLPVDVVASEADFETLAREAVAATGSER; encoded by the coding sequence GTGACCGACCGACCTCGAGTCGCCGTCTTTCGCCCCGACGACGAGCGCATCACCGAGGCGGTCGACCTGCTCGACGACCTGGGTACGGAGGCCGTCCCGGACCCGATGCTGGAAGTCGAGGCCACCGGGGCGAGCCCACGCACCGACGCCGACTACACCGTCTTCACCAGCAAGACCGGCGCGGAACTGATCGCCGAGGCGGGCTGGACCGCCGGCGAGAGTACCGTCTGTGCCATTGGCGACCCCACCGCCGACGCCCTCGACGCCGAGGGCTACGCCGTCGACCTGATCCCCGAGGAGTTCACCTCCGCGGGACTCGTCGATACCCTCGAAGGAACCGTCGAAGGCGAACGGGTCGAGGTCGCCCGGAGCGACCACGGGAGCGCGGTGTTGCTCGACGGCCTGAACGACGCGGGCGCGTACGTCCACGAGACGGTGCTGTACCGGCTCACCCGTCCCGATGCGGCCGGCGAATCGGCCGAGGTAGCGGCGGCAGGCGACCTCGATGCCGCGCTGTTCACCTCCTCGCTCACTGTCGAGCACTTCCTCGAAGCGGCCGCAGAACGGGGCCTCCGGGACGCGGCAGTCTCGGGCCTCGACGACGCCGTCGTCGCAGTCATCGGCCCACCCACGGCGGAGACGGCCCGAGAACACGGACTCCCCGTCGACGTGGTGGCCAGCGAGGCGGACTTCGAGACGCTGGCTCGCGAGGCCGTCGCGGCGACCGGTAGCGAACGGTAG
- the cobA gene encoding uroporphyrinogen-III C-methyltransferase, translated as MTSDADIAPGTVYLVGSGPGDPDLLTVKAKRLLEEADVVLHDKLPGPDIIGMIPEEIREDVGKRARGERTSQQYTNERMAELAHEGKTVVRLKGGDSFVFGRGGEEMVYLAKHAVPFEVVPGVTAAIAGPGVAGIPVTHRDYASSVSFVTGHEDPTKEDSAVDWAALADTGGTIVVLMGVGKLPEYTRELREAGMAPDTPVALVERGTWPDQQVATGTLETIVQARDDAGIEPPAVTVIGDVARERQRVVKFLENGADQS; from the coding sequence ATGACGAGCGACGCCGACATCGCACCGGGGACGGTCTACCTCGTCGGGAGCGGCCCCGGCGACCCCGACCTCCTGACGGTCAAGGCCAAACGCCTGCTGGAGGAGGCCGACGTGGTCCTCCACGACAAACTCCCCGGTCCCGACATCATCGGGATGATCCCCGAGGAGATTCGCGAGGACGTGGGCAAACGCGCCCGCGGCGAACGCACCTCCCAGCAGTACACCAACGAACGCATGGCCGAACTCGCCCACGAGGGCAAGACAGTCGTCCGGCTGAAAGGCGGCGACTCCTTCGTCTTCGGCCGCGGGGGCGAGGAGATGGTCTACCTCGCCAAACACGCCGTTCCCTTCGAGGTCGTCCCCGGCGTGACCGCCGCCATCGCCGGCCCGGGGGTCGCGGGGATTCCGGTCACCCACCGCGATTACGCCTCCTCCGTCTCCTTCGTCACCGGCCACGAGGACCCCACCAAGGAGGACTCAGCGGTCGACTGGGCGGCGCTGGCCGACACCGGCGGCACCATCGTCGTCCTGATGGGCGTCGGCAAGTTGCCCGAGTACACGCGCGAACTCCGGGAAGCGGGGATGGCCCCGGACACGCCCGTCGCGCTGGTCGAGCGCGGGACCTGGCCCGACCAGCAGGTCGCGACCGGGACGCTCGAAACCATCGTGCAGGCCCGCGACGACGCGGGGATCGAACCGCCCGCAGTCACCGTCATCGGCGACGTGGCACGCGAGCGCCAGCGCGTCGTCAAGTTCCTCGAGAACGGAGCGGATCAGTCGTGA
- a CDS encoding DUF502 domain-containing protein, whose amino-acid sequence MASWKRDIASGLIVLLPVIVTLYVIAYLYGVIASSTAIFNIDFQVLTSLGVPQQALGLIRVLTTLVVFFLLVLSVGYLSRTAFGDIFEDLLDNLMNRLPGLRVVYNASKMAVETAVSGTDELQKPVKLETWNGMRMTAFKTGKQTPDGRDVLFLPTAPNITTGFVVEVEPDEYEELDERVEDALTRILSAGFGESRDSSVAISVTEELSGDANRDGDRDGDADD is encoded by the coding sequence ATGGCCTCCTGGAAGCGGGACATCGCGAGTGGACTCATCGTCTTGCTGCCCGTCATCGTCACCCTGTACGTCATCGCGTATCTCTACGGGGTCATCGCCAGTTCGACGGCCATCTTCAATATCGACTTTCAGGTGTTGACGAGTCTGGGCGTGCCACAGCAGGCGCTGGGACTGATTCGCGTGCTCACGACGCTCGTGGTCTTTTTCCTGCTGGTGCTGTCGGTCGGCTATCTCAGCCGGACGGCGTTCGGCGACATCTTCGAGGACCTGCTGGACAACCTGATGAACCGGCTACCGGGGCTCCGGGTCGTCTACAACGCCTCGAAGATGGCCGTCGAGACCGCCGTCTCGGGCACCGACGAACTCCAGAAACCGGTCAAACTCGAGACGTGGAACGGGATGCGGATGACCGCCTTCAAGACCGGTAAACAGACCCCCGACGGCCGCGACGTGCTCTTTCTCCCGACCGCACCCAACATCACTACCGGATTCGTCGTCGAGGTCGAACCCGACGAGTACGAGGAACTGGACGAACGCGTCGAGGACGCCCTCACGCGCATCCTCAGTGCCGGGTTCGGCGAATCCCGTGACAGCAGCGTCGCGATCAGCGTCACCGAGGAACTGTCGGGCGACGCGAATCGAGACGGCGACCGCGACGGCGACGCCGACGACTAA
- a CDS encoding HEAT repeat domain-containing protein translates to MTTDLPLQALGEGSDTDRRLAARTIREAAAGQPVRLHGSLARIVDALGDGQEPVRRDVANALFEVGVDEPAVIAPVADPLVEALDDAVTAVRACVARPLAELAAERPRRLRFAVPALIPPLRDVKSVRSNAAWALSSLAPLYPELLEPHADELTRALLDDHYPVQVSILRTLIPLERAYPGLCDVVSDRLHELVTADVASVRQAACRAAAATDQPWVDEALRERTRTDSHLLVRERARAIRAAATTADDPAVPESVFEGATLGTWAAVRVDRDGPPFLVGRTTGVVRNRSATDEAAMASYGVRREDFETRTEWFAAPWIPPSGDRTSVHLHNPAADYGVTLRRSAGGINASRVDGDGCQDYRVADAFALEPDRARLLAATPGDRLAFELEGATHEMRIITAGLRNDRYRVTGENRDQGYRITFRPFETDPMMAVFEEGRAFLARNVSLTAEE, encoded by the coding sequence ATGACGACCGACCTCCCGCTGCAGGCACTGGGCGAGGGCAGCGATACCGATCGGCGGCTCGCGGCCCGGACGATCCGGGAGGCGGCCGCCGGGCAGCCGGTACGGTTGCACGGATCACTCGCCCGGATCGTCGACGCGCTCGGCGACGGCCAGGAACCGGTGCGCCGGGACGTGGCCAACGCCCTGTTCGAGGTCGGTGTCGACGAACCGGCCGTGATCGCCCCCGTGGCCGACCCGCTGGTCGAGGCACTCGACGACGCGGTGACCGCCGTGCGGGCCTGCGTCGCGCGTCCACTGGCCGAACTGGCCGCCGAACGCCCGCGGCGGCTCCGTTTCGCCGTCCCGGCGCTGATCCCGCCGCTCCGTGACGTCAAGAGCGTCCGGAGCAACGCCGCGTGGGCGCTGTCGTCGCTGGCACCGCTGTATCCCGAACTGCTCGAACCACACGCCGACGAACTCACCCGGGCGTTGCTCGACGATCACTATCCCGTTCAGGTGTCGATCCTCCGGACGCTGATACCGCTCGAACGCGCCTATCCCGGCCTGTGCGACGTGGTTTCGGACCGCCTCCACGAACTCGTGACCGCCGACGTGGCCAGCGTCCGCCAGGCCGCATGCCGGGCCGCTGCCGCCACCGACCAGCCCTGGGTGGACGAGGCGCTCCGGGAACGAACTCGGACCGACAGCCACCTGCTCGTCCGGGAACGGGCCCGGGCCATCCGGGCTGCCGCGACGACCGCCGACGACCCCGCCGTCCCCGAATCCGTCTTCGAGGGCGCGACGCTCGGGACGTGGGCCGCCGTCAGGGTCGACCGCGACGGACCGCCGTTTCTGGTCGGTCGGACCACGGGCGTCGTCCGGAACCGGAGCGCGACCGACGAGGCGGCGATGGCCTCCTACGGCGTCCGCCGCGAGGACTTCGAGACACGAACGGAGTGGTTCGCCGCCCCGTGGATCCCACCCTCTGGCGACCGTACGTCCGTCCACCTCCACAACCCCGCCGCCGACTACGGCGTCACACTCCGCCGGTCGGCCGGCGGCATCAACGCCAGCCGCGTCGACGGCGACGGGTGCCAGGACTACCGCGTCGCGGACGCGTTCGCGCTCGAACCGGACCGCGCACGCCTGCTCGCCGCCACACCCGGTGACCGCCTCGCCTTCGAACTGGAAGGCGCGACCCACGAGATGCGAATCATCACGGCCGGCCTTCGGAACGACCGCTACCGCGTCACCGGCGAGAACCGGGATCAGGGGTACCGGATCACGTTCCGGCCGTTCGAGACCGATCCCATGATGGCCGTCTTCGAGGAAGGCCGCGCCTTCTTGGCGCGAAACGTCTCGCTGACGGCCGAGGAATAA
- the hemC gene encoding hydroxymethylbilane synthase — translation MTTDRTLRLATRGSDLAMRQAATVQEALSSRRQSVELLEVETTGDQIQDELIHRLGKTGAFVRSLDQQVLDGEVDAAVHSMKDVPTESPPDLVVAGVPERGPAGDVLLTPDGTPLEDLPEGATVGTASLRRGAELRAERPDLEIEPLRGNVDTRVEKLLAPSIQREHERRLERAQGDSNDDADADDLDPENLSAATMAEIEEWFDGLHEIERRATEREVETEYDAIVLAEAGLARTGLLHAVEYERLPTDRFVPAPGQGALAVTALDDETGAAIHETLDHPPTRVATTVERIVLDELGGGCVAPIGIHATVQGTVVHTVVRVLSRDGTEELNASRDLPVEHHARAAADLADELREQGAAELIERAKREEPDERKREDS, via the coding sequence ATGACCACAGACAGGACGCTCCGGCTGGCGACCCGGGGGTCCGACCTCGCCATGCGGCAGGCCGCCACGGTACAGGAGGCGCTGTCGAGCCGTCGGCAGTCGGTCGAACTGCTCGAGGTCGAGACCACCGGCGACCAGATACAGGACGAACTGATCCACCGCCTCGGCAAGACCGGGGCCTTCGTTCGCAGCCTCGACCAGCAGGTACTCGACGGCGAGGTCGACGCCGCCGTTCACTCCATGAAGGACGTGCCCACCGAGAGCCCGCCCGATCTCGTCGTCGCGGGCGTGCCCGAACGCGGCCCGGCCGGCGACGTGCTCCTGACGCCGGACGGCACCCCACTGGAAGACCTCCCCGAGGGCGCGACCGTCGGCACCGCCAGCCTCCGACGCGGAGCCGAACTCCGGGCCGAGCGACCGGATCTGGAGATCGAACCCCTCCGGGGGAACGTCGACACGCGCGTCGAGAAGCTGCTCGCGCCCTCGATCCAGCGGGAACACGAGCGGCGACTGGAGAGAGCACAGGGAGATAGCAACGACGACGCGGACGCCGACGACCTCGACCCCGAGAACCTCTCGGCGGCCACGATGGCCGAGATCGAGGAGTGGTTCGACGGCCTCCACGAGATCGAGCGCCGCGCGACCGAGCGCGAGGTCGAGACCGAGTACGACGCCATCGTGCTGGCGGAAGCGGGGCTCGCCCGGACGGGCCTGCTCCACGCCGTCGAGTACGAGCGGCTGCCGACCGACCGGTTCGTCCCCGCACCGGGGCAGGGAGCGCTGGCGGTGACCGCCCTCGACGACGAGACCGGGGCCGCCATCCACGAGACGCTCGATCACCCGCCGACCCGGGTGGCGACCACCGTGGAGCGGATCGTACTGGACGAACTCGGCGGCGGGTGTGTCGCGCCCATCGGCATCCACGCGACGGTGCAGGGGACGGTCGTGCACACCGTCGTGCGGGTGCTCAGCCGCGACGGCACGGAGGAGCTAAACGCCAGTCGGGATCTGCCCGTCGAACACCACGCGCGGGCCGCCGCGGACCTGGCGGACGAGCTCCGCGAGCAGGGGGCCGCGGAGTTGATCGAGCGGGCCAAACGCGAGGAACCCGACGAACGGAAACGGGAGGACTCTTAA
- a CDS encoding DUF120 domain-containing protein, giving the protein MAQASEGTVGYDELATLKLLAIEGALEGQEKVSCSALAEDLDASNQTASRRLQRLDDAGYVEREMVTDGQWVEITGEGESALRREYADYRRIFERDAAIELQGFVTSGMGEGRHYISLPGYMEQFIERLGYEPFAGTLNVDLTDESVRARAGMASLEPVTIEGWEDDERTYGPAFCYPASVEVGDSIYEPAHVIAPERTHHDEDQLEVIAPEKLREALGLADDDEVTINVTER; this is encoded by the coding sequence ATGGCACAGGCGAGCGAGGGGACGGTCGGGTACGACGAGTTAGCGACGCTGAAGCTGCTGGCGATCGAGGGCGCACTGGAGGGCCAGGAGAAGGTGTCGTGTTCGGCGCTGGCCGAGGACCTCGACGCGTCGAACCAGACCGCCTCCCGGCGGCTCCAGCGGCTCGACGACGCCGGCTACGTCGAGCGGGAGATGGTCACCGACGGACAGTGGGTCGAGATTACCGGCGAGGGCGAGTCGGCGCTGCGCCGCGAGTACGCCGACTACCGGCGGATCTTCGAGCGCGACGCCGCCATCGAGCTCCAGGGGTTCGTGACCAGCGGGATGGGCGAGGGTCGCCACTACATCTCGCTGCCGGGGTACATGGAGCAGTTCATCGAGAGACTGGGCTACGAGCCGTTCGCGGGTACGCTGAACGTCGATCTCACCGACGAGAGCGTCCGCGCCCGGGCCGGCATGGCCTCGCTGGAGCCGGTCACCATCGAGGGCTGGGAGGACGACGAGCGCACCTACGGCCCGGCGTTCTGCTATCCCGCCAGCGTCGAGGTGGGCGACTCCATCTACGAGCCAGCCCACGTCATCGCGCCGGAGCGAACCCACCACGACGAGGACCAGCTCGAAGTGATCGCCCCGGAGAAACTCCGCGAAGCGCTCGGACTCGCAGACGACGACGAGGTCACGATCAATGTCACGGAGCGATAA
- the ribB gene encoding 3,4-dihydroxy-2-butanone-4-phosphate synthase — translation MSRSDKMHPESKHGVEAALTAFRAGEPVLIHDAADREGETDLVYPASAVTPDAVARMRNDAGGLICTAVSDGVADAFDLPFLQDVIDHPVAADHDLDYDERSSFSLTVNHRDTFTGITDEDRALTITELADAASDPEAADFADEFRAPGHVHLLRAAPDLLDDRLGHTELGIALAAATDQSPAVVVCEMLDDETGEALPPAAARTYGERNDIPYVEGSEIAERLR, via the coding sequence ATGTCACGGAGCGATAAGATGCATCCCGAGTCGAAACACGGCGTCGAGGCGGCGCTGACGGCGTTTCGCGCCGGCGAGCCGGTCCTGATCCACGACGCCGCCGACCGCGAGGGCGAGACCGATCTGGTCTACCCCGCGAGCGCCGTCACGCCCGACGCCGTCGCCCGGATGCGCAACGACGCCGGCGGCCTGATCTGCACGGCGGTGAGCGACGGCGTGGCCGACGCCTTCGACCTCCCCTTCCTGCAGGACGTGATCGACCACCCGGTCGCGGCCGACCACGATCTCGACTACGACGAGCGCTCCTCGTTCTCGCTGACGGTGAACCACCGCGACACGTTCACCGGGATCACCGACGAGGATCGCGCCCTGACCATCACCGAGCTCGCCGATGCCGCCAGCGACCCCGAGGCGGCCGATTTCGCCGACGAGTTCCGCGCACCCGGCCACGTCCACCTGTTGCGCGCCGCACCGGACCTGCTGGACGATCGGCTCGGCCACACCGAACTGGGCATCGCGCTGGCCGCCGCGACCGACCAGTCGCCCGCGGTCGTCGTCTGCGAGATGCTCGACGACGAAACCGGCGAGGCACTCCCGCCCGCGGCCGCCCGCACCTACGGCGAGCGCAACGACATCCCCTACGTCGAGGGGAGCGAAATCGCGGAACGACTCCGCTGA
- a CDS encoding branched-chain amino acid transaminase: protein MGFDEMDVDTIWQDGEFVDWEDAQVHVLTHGLHYGTGIFEGVRCYDTENGPAIFRWEEHLDRFYQSGKPYDMDIPYSREELTEATEELIRRQDLQSCYIRPVAFYGYEELGLNPSNCPVEVAIAVWPWGAYLGEEALEEGVDVSISSWRKYGSDQIPTNAKTTGPYVNSVLANLEATGNGYTEAIVLNGEGNVAEGPGENIFLVRDGEIYTTGLAESILDGITRRSLITIAEDLGYTVHDDATISRGELYTADELFFTGTAAEVTPIRSVDDNEIGAGTKGPVTDELQSRFFEVVERRTDEYAEWFDYL, encoded by the coding sequence ATGGGATTTGACGAGATGGACGTCGATACGATCTGGCAGGACGGTGAGTTCGTCGACTGGGAGGACGCACAGGTCCACGTCCTCACGCACGGACTGCACTACGGCACCGGGATCTTCGAGGGCGTCCGATGTTACGACACGGAGAACGGCCCGGCGATCTTCCGCTGGGAGGAGCACCTCGACCGGTTCTACCAGTCGGGCAAGCCCTACGACATGGACATTCCGTACAGCCGCGAGGAGCTGACCGAGGCCACCGAGGAGCTGATCCGCCGGCAGGATCTGCAGTCCTGTTACATCCGGCCGGTCGCCTTCTACGGCTACGAGGAGCTCGGCCTGAACCCCTCGAACTGTCCGGTCGAGGTCGCCATCGCCGTCTGGCCGTGGGGCGCGTATCTCGGTGAGGAAGCGCTCGAAGAGGGCGTCGACGTGTCGATCTCCTCCTGGCGCAAGTACGGCTCCGACCAGATCCCGACGAACGCCAAGACCACGGGACCGTACGTCAACAGCGTCCTCGCGAACCTGGAGGCGACGGGCAACGGCTACACCGAGGCAATCGTCCTCAACGGCGAGGGCAACGTCGCCGAGGGGCCGGGGGAGAACATCTTCCTCGTCCGGGACGGCGAGATCTACACCACCGGACTCGCGGAGTCGATCCTCGACGGCATCACGCGCCGCTCGCTCATCACGATCGCGGAGGATCTGGGCTATACGGTCCACGACGACGCGACGATCTCCCGGGGAGAACTGTACACCGCCGACGAGCTGTTCTTCACGGGGACGGCCGCGGAGGTCACGCCGATCCGGAGCGTCGACGACAACGAGATCGGTGCCGGCACGAAGGGGCCGGTCACCGACGAGTTGCAGTCGCGCTTCTTCGAGGTCGTCGAGCGCCGGACCGACGAGTACGCCGAGTGGTTCGACTACCTCTAG
- a CDS encoding RNA-guided endonuclease TnpB family protein, with protein sequence MEYRRTAVIKLDTPEGADTHFRETVEQFKYCSNTASEWCWHGDDGYHVTSKAKAEDALYDQLREDTELTANLVQKGIHQAVEAIKSGVERLKNDQSTSRPTFTADTAIYDKRSATFHRDHVSLSTPDGRIECDYILPENPDTPPTKYVTDEDYEFRRATLHRRDGDWYLHASMLKVEDDDTEPTTGHRTVLGVDLGVNQLAVASTGRFWSADEFNHWKREYENRRGDLQQCGTRAAHEAIAGVERKEDGRFEIFLHRVANEIVAEAVEHDCSHIVFEDLTDIRENVPEASWHHLWAFRRLYEYVAYKAREQGVEAVQVDPRNTSKRCSTCGFTHDDNRHGEDFECLDCGYQNHADYNASKNIGLQYLRRRQNADDGGAPVDVRLNRGTLNVSGEYNLPASSEA encoded by the coding sequence GTGGAGTACCGTCGAACCGCCGTTATCAAGCTCGACACGCCTGAAGGCGCGGATACACACTTTCGGGAGACTGTCGAGCAATTCAAATACTGTTCCAACACCGCGAGCGAGTGGTGCTGGCACGGCGACGACGGCTACCACGTCACATCCAAGGCGAAGGCCGAAGATGCGCTGTACGACCAGCTACGCGAGGACACAGAGTTGACCGCGAATCTCGTCCAGAAGGGGATTCATCAGGCCGTCGAAGCCATCAAAAGCGGCGTCGAACGACTCAAAAACGACCAAAGTACGTCTCGTCCGACGTTCACGGCTGATACCGCTATCTACGACAAGCGAAGTGCCACGTTCCACCGTGACCACGTTTCGCTATCAACACCGGACGGACGAATCGAGTGCGATTATATTCTCCCTGAGAATCCCGACACACCGCCGACAAAGTACGTCACAGACGAGGACTACGAGTTTCGGCGGGCAACACTGCATCGACGTGACGGCGACTGGTATCTTCATGCGTCGATGCTCAAAGTCGAGGACGACGACACCGAACCTACCACCGGGCACAGAACAGTCCTCGGTGTGGACCTCGGTGTGAACCAACTCGCGGTCGCTTCGACCGGGCGGTTCTGGTCAGCAGACGAGTTCAACCACTGGAAGCGAGAGTACGAGAACCGGCGTGGCGACCTCCAGCAGTGTGGAACGCGGGCGGCTCACGAGGCGATAGCAGGCGTCGAGCGCAAAGAGGACGGACGCTTCGAGATATTCCTGCATCGTGTCGCCAACGAGATCGTAGCCGAAGCCGTCGAACACGACTGTTCGCATATCGTGTTCGAGGACCTGACCGACATTCGTGAGAACGTGCCAGAAGCGTCGTGGCACCATCTGTGGGCGTTCCGTCGCCTCTACGAGTACGTCGCCTACAAAGCCAGAGAGCAGGGCGTCGAAGCCGTCCAAGTGGACCCACGGAACACGTCAAAGCGGTGTTCGACCTGTGGATTTACCCACGACGACAACCGCCACGGCGAGGACTTCGAGTGTCTGGATTGCGGCTACCAGAACCACGCCGACTACAACGCTTCCAAGAATATTGGCCTTCAGTATCTCCGGCGTCGGCAAAACGCAGACGACGGAGGCGCACCCGTAGACGTGCGCTTGAATCGCGGGACGTTGAACGTGAGTGGAGAGTATAACCTTCCCGCCTCATCCGAGGCGTAG
- a CDS encoding universal stress protein, whose protein sequence is MYDDILLPYDGSDGAAVGLHHAVEIAGWADATITVLFVADTTRDSVTVVENRVVDALVREGENIVSDAEETLQGLGADYDSDVVQGNPAPTIAEYAERYDHDLIVMPTHGREGTSRYLAGSVTEKVVRLSSVPVLTVRMQPDERLGFPYEDVLVPTDGSTGATRAADHGIELAAALDATVHALSAVDDSSLGAAVRSTISGSQRERDATAAVDDIVSEATARGVTDTVRHVEHGSPVECILDVIESHDIDAVVMGATGRRGTDRILLGSVAETTVRAAPVPVLTVGSGE, encoded by the coding sequence ATGTACGACGACATTCTGCTCCCGTACGACGGCAGCGACGGAGCTGCGGTGGGACTGCACCACGCTGTGGAGATCGCCGGCTGGGCCGACGCCACGATCACGGTTCTGTTCGTCGCAGATACGACACGCGACAGCGTCACCGTCGTCGAGAACCGGGTCGTCGACGCACTCGTCCGGGAGGGTGAGAACATCGTCTCGGACGCCGAAGAGACGCTGCAGGGGCTCGGAGCGGACTACGATTCCGACGTCGTCCAGGGGAATCCGGCCCCGACGATCGCCGAGTACGCCGAGCGGTACGACCACGATCTGATCGTGATGCCGACCCACGGCCGGGAGGGGACGTCACGATACCTCGCCGGGAGTGTCACCGAGAAGGTCGTCCGGCTGTCTTCCGTTCCCGTCCTCACGGTCCGGATGCAGCCCGACGAGCGACTGGGCTTTCCCTACGAGGACGTCCTCGTCCCGACCGACGGGAGCACCGGTGCCACGCGCGCGGCCGACCACGGCATAGAACTCGCAGCGGCACTCGATGCGACCGTCCACGCGCTCTCGGCCGTGGACGATTCCTCGCTCGGGGCGGCCGTTCGCTCGACGATATCGGGGTCCCAGCGGGAACGAGACGCGACCGCCGCCGTCGACGACATCGTGTCCGAGGCTACCGCCCGCGGCGTCACGGATACTGTCCGGCACGTCGAACACGGATCGCCGGTCGAGTGTATCCTCGACGTGATCGAATCCCACGACATCGACGCCGTCGTGATGGGAGCGACGGGTCGACGCGGAACGGACCGCATCCTGCTCGGCAGCGTCGCGGAGACGACCGTCCGCGCCGCCCCAGTGCCAGTCCTCACGGTCGGATCCGGCGAGTAA
- a CDS encoding CDP-2,3-bis-(O-geranylgeranyl)-sn-glycerol synthase has product MDIVGVLAVAFWAMLPAYVPNNAAVLLGGGPPIDGGRTWNGKRILGDGKTWLGTASGIAAGAVLALLLNAVHPAVSGAVAGLPRFSLVAAITLPTGALLGDIAASFLKRRTGRERGAAFPGIDQLDFVVGALGLTVLFAPEWFAGTFTLPILAVVLVITPVLHVGTNLVAYKLSLKSEPW; this is encoded by the coding sequence ATGGACATCGTCGGTGTACTCGCGGTGGCGTTCTGGGCGATGTTGCCCGCGTACGTGCCCAACAACGCCGCGGTACTGCTCGGTGGGGGGCCACCGATCGACGGTGGGCGGACCTGGAACGGCAAACGGATACTCGGCGACGGGAAGACCTGGCTCGGGACCGCGAGCGGGATCGCGGCCGGCGCGGTGCTGGCCCTGCTTTTGAACGCCGTCCACCCGGCGGTCTCGGGTGCGGTCGCGGGGCTCCCGCGCTTTTCGCTCGTCGCCGCGATCACGCTGCCGACCGGCGCGTTGCTGGGTGACATCGCGGCCTCGTTCCTCAAGCGCCGGACGGGGCGGGAGCGCGGGGCGGCGTTCCCCGGCATCGACCAGCTCGATTTCGTGGTCGGAGCGCTCGGGCTCACAGTCCTGTTCGCTCCGGAGTGGTTCGCCGGGACGTTCACGCTCCCGATCCTGGCCGTGGTGCTGGTCATCACGCCCGTCCTCCACGTCGGGACGAACCTCGTGGCCTACAAGCTCTCGCTGAAGAGCGAGCCGTGGTAA